One Ictalurus furcatus strain D&B chromosome 22, Billie_1.0, whole genome shotgun sequence genomic window, tgtGGGAGAgggtaggattggtcaaaccttctgtGGGAGAGTATAGgactggtcaaactttctgtgagtgagtgtaggattggtcaaactttctgtgagagagtgtaggattgatcaaactttctgtgggagaGTGTAAGATTGGTCACACTTTCTGCAAGACTTGTGTAGGATTGGTCAAAATTTCTGCAGGATTGGTGAGTATTTCTGGGGAGAGAACAGGATttgtcaaactttctgtgggagaGTGTAGGATTGTTCAAAGTTTCTGCAAGAGTGTGCAGGATTGGTCAAAGTTTCTGCAGTTCTGGTCAGTCTTTTTTGGGAGAAagcaggattggtcaaactttccgAGAGAAATCGTAGGCTTGGTCCAATTTTCTGCTAGAGCTGGTGGGAATGGTTAAAGTTTCTGCGACAGCTTGCGGGaatgggattttaaaaaacaatcctGCTCACACCTCTATTCCAGGGCATAGGAGTCAACAAGCATCAACAACTCAACCACAATAAATGGTTAAGTGCTGAATGAATGCTGAAGAGTTCTTGTTGGCCTTGTCATGTTTCATTGAAGATTGATTCAATGATCCAATCAATGCACTTTTCTTCAGGCCAAAGGTCTGCTTCagctataaataatattttacatgatagagagagacagttttTTCATATTATCATTTCATATTTTGACTGAATGAATCTCGTTAGAAATGTGTGCTAAATTTGCATCATTTCAATTTTCTTTAttgcaaatgtacaaaaaatgtttgttctTCCACTCAGAGTTCGAAAGGCTTCACCAACACCAGACCATCTTTCTGTGAAGAGCGAAGTCTCAATGATGCAACCACTACACTTCAGTCAAGGAGAACAGCAGAAATATACAAGGTTTTATTTTCAGTCTGTAAATCATGACTGGTGTTCTGTTAATGACTTCTTTGGTCAGTTATTGCCATGCTTAGGTCATGTTTATAGTAAATGAAATTTACCTACCAAGTAGTACTATTTTAGCTACAAACAGGACTTGGATCCTGCAGGACACAACAAAAAAGTTGTGGGTTTTGACTCTCATTCAGGTGGAAGcaaggattggtcaaactttctatGGGAGAGAGCAGGATTGTTCAGACTTCCTGTGAGAatgggcaggattggtcaaaccttctaGGGGAGATGGCAGGATTGATTAAACTTTCTGCAGGATTTTTGTGGAAGAgggtaggattggtcaaactctCTGTGGGAGAGGGTAAGATTGGTCAGACTTTCTGTGGGAGAGTGTAGGATTGGTAAAACCTTCTGTGGAAGAGGGTTGGATTAGCCAAACCTTCTGTGGGAGAGAACAGGATTGGCCAAAACTTCTGTGGGAGAatgtaggattggtcaaactttctgtgggagagtgtaggattggtcaaactttctgtgggagagtgtaggattggtcaaactttctgtgagaGAGTGTAGGATTGGTCAGACCttctgtggaagagggtaggattggtcaaactttctgtgagagagtgtaggattggtcaaaccttctgtgggagagtgtaggattggtcaaaccttctgtggaagagggtaggattggtcaaactctCTGTGGGAGAGGGTAAGATTGGTCAGACTTTCTGTGGGAGAGTGTAGGATTGGTAAAACCTTCTGTGGAAGAGGGTTGGATTAGCCAAACCTTCTGTGGGAGAGAACAGGATTGGCCAAGACTTCTGTGGGAGAatgtaggattggtcaaactttctgtgggagagtgtaggattggtcaaaccttctgtggaagagggtaggattggtcaaactttctgtgagagagtgtaggactggtcaaactttctgtgagagagtgtaggattggtcaaaccttctgtgggagagtgtaggattggtcaaaccttctgtggaagagggtaggattggtcaaactttctgtgagagagtgtagaactggtcaaactttctgtgggagagtgtaggattggtcaaaccttctgtggaagagggtaggattggtcaaactttctgtgagagagtgtagaactggtcaaactttctgtgggagagtgtaggattggtcaaaccttctgtggaagagggtaggattggtcaaaccttctcTGGAAGAgggtaggattggtcaaaccttctcTGGAAGAgggtaggattggtcaaaccttctgtGGGAGAgggtaggattggtcaaaccttctgtGGGAGAGTATAGgactggtcaaactttctgtgagtgagtgtaggattggtcaaactttctgtgagagagtgtaggattgatcaaactttctgtgggagaGTGTAAGATTGGTCACACTTTCTGCAAGACTTGTGTAGGATTGGTCAAAATTTCTGCAGGATTGGTGAGTATTTCTGGGGAGAGAACAGGATttgtcaaactttctgtgggagaGTGTAGGATTGTTCAAAGTTTCTGCAAGAGTGTGCAGGATTGGTCAAAGTTTCTGCAGTTCTGGTCAGTCTTTTTTGGGAGAAagcaggattggtcaaactttccgAGAGAAATCGTAGGCTTGGTCCAATTTTCTGCTAGAGCTGGTGGGAATGGTTAAAGTTTCTGCGACAGCTTGCGGGaatgggattttaaaaaacaatcctGCTCACACCTCTATTCCAGGGCATAGGAGTCAACAAGCATCAACAACTCAACCACAATAAATGGTTAAGTGCTGAATGAATGCTGAAGAGTTCTTGTTGGCCTTGTCATGTTTCATTGAAGATTGATTCAATGATCCAATCAATGCACTTTTCTTCAGGCCAAAGGTCTGCTTCagctataaataatattttacatgatagagagagacagttttTTCATATTATCATTTCATATTTTGACTGAATGAATCTAGTTAGAAATGTGTGCTAAATTTGCATCATTTCAATTTTCTTTATTGCAAATgtagaaaaaatgttttttcttccaTTCAGAGTTCGAAAGGCTTCACCAACACCAGACCATCTTTCTGTGAAGAGCGAAGTCTCAATGATGCAACCACTACACTTCACTCAAGGAGAACAGCAGAAATATACAAGGTTTTATTTTCACTCTTTAAATCATGACTGGTGTTATATTGATGTCTTATTGGGTCAATTATAGTCATGTTTATAGTAAGAATTAGTCAAACTTTCTGCGGGAGTGgacgggattggtcaaactttctgcaagagtgggcgggattggtcaaactttctgcggGAGTGgacgggattggtcaaactttctgcaagagtgggcgggattggtcaaactttctgtaggAATGGGTGAGACTGGTCAGATTAAAGAAACAGTCTTGCTCACAGCTTTACCCCAGGGCATAGCATGAACATCAACAAATCAGCcattataaatgattacactctggtggtgtttttatttacttttgctttAGTTACTGTACGTGAGCAGAGTGAGAAGGAAAGAAGAGTGAAGaaagcacaggtttattttgttaaactgTAAAGTTAAGGGGGATTCAGAATCATGATTCTTAACCTTTGCAGGCAGATAATAATTGGCTATTTTGTCATTCTTTCTAGTGAGCTATTTGATGAGGTATTGAAGTGCTCAATTTGTACTGAGCTCTTAAAGGACCCGGTCTCTACATCTTGCGGACACACGTACTGCAGACCGTGCATCACCAAATATCAGGCCCAGTCTGAACATGGAGAAAATGCTTGCCCAAAGTGTGGGAAAACATCTGGCTCGTGTTCCGTCCTACACACAAATAACGCTGTAGCAGAGTTGGTACAGAAAATCAAGCTGGCGCAACATAGTTCTGCTGACGTTATGGAGACTGACGACGTGGAACTAAGATTCTGTCAGGAGCACCTCAAAGCTCTGGTTATGTTCTGCAAAACTGACCTGGCATCCATTTGTTCGGAGTGTGCCGTGAAGGAGCATAGAGAACATGAAAAACAATACACTAAGGTAAATGGAATATCCATGACCTAAATACAACTAGTGGTTTTATATCTCAGACAACCTTGCAGGTTCCACCCAAGGTATGATCTACTATATATTCCATTACATATGAATAATTCAACCTTCTTGTTCACTGCTTGcattttgtgcatttgtttCAGCTCTCAACAGTTCCCAATACTCTGACCACGCTACAGAACATACTGGGTAGCTTTACAGCCTCAGAGTTTCGGGAGTTTAAAAGAAATTTGAGTTACGAATACCCAGAATGCTTTGGGACGTTGCAAGCTAATTGTAGCACTCGGGATGTTGCTGAAAGGCTGATGAGAGGTTTCTCCGAGGATGAAGTTCTGAAAGTCACACTCCAGTTGGCATCAAGTACGTCTTCTTCATCTGTGATTTTTAAGAATATAAATAATAGTGAAATGTTACgaccctttttttaaaaaaaattcatctctAAAAACAAGTTAACATCAGGCTTGTCGCGCCAGTGGGAAGCGAAGGCCGTAACATAAATCAAAGGCTCCAGATCTGTCATTTTGATGCAAATGTATTGAaaataaatgggggggggggggtcttgtTGAAGTGGGAAAtggcaaaataataaaataaatatcactgagatttaaaaaaaaaaaaaaaaaaaaaaaaaaaacaactaaaaaaaaaccccagtatATTTCCTTTCTTTGTATCTAAGCAAAACCAGGAGAAAATAAAGGCATGTTGCCAAAAGTAAAGGCACCCCCAATAGTGTCCAGGTAGCTTTAAGGAACAGGTATGTTCTAAATGTATGTAAGATACAGCCATTGAAGTACAACACTCCATATTAATTGATCAGTTTTGATCATTTTCACAGTCAAGCCTGTATCCAAATGTCAAGAAAAAATCAAGGAAAAACTCCGAAGGAAATTTCAACATATTCACGAAGGACTTGCACTACCAAGGACACAAGTTGTGTTGCATGACATTTACACAAAGCTCTACATCACTGAATGTGGAAGTGATGCAGTCAGAGAGGAGCATGAAGTGAGACTAATTGAGAAAGCTGGCAAAAACTGTAGCAAACGAGAAACCCCCGTTAAGGTAACAGACATTTTTAAGTCACCGAGCGATGATATCAGAACCGTTTTAACCAAAGGTATTGCTGGGATTGGTAAAACGGTGTCTGTTCAGAAGTTCATGCTAGACTGGGCAGAAGATACTGCCAATCAAGACATTGACCTCATAATTCCTCTGTTTTTCCGTGATCTCAACCTCGAGAAGGAAGACTGCAGTCTGATGGCGCTTTTGTGGAGATTTTTTCCCGAGCTCAAAGATATCGAAAGTGTCGAGAATGGCATTAAGATTTTGCTGGTTTTGGATGGTCTGGATGAATGTCGAATCCGCTTAGACTTTCAAAACACAAGGACATGCCATGATATCATGGAGTCAACATCGATGGATGTCCTTCTGACAAATCTAATCAAAGGTAATCTACTGCACAGATCTCTCCTGTGGATCACCTCTCGTCCGGCCGCGACCAATCAGATACCGTCTCAGTGTGTACAGCGGGTGACTGAAGTTAGAGGCTTCAACGATCCACAGAAAGAAGAGTACTTTCGCAAGAAGTGTAAGGACGATCATATGGCCAACGTGATGATTAAGTACGTGAAGTCATCTCGAAGCATgcacatcatgtgccacatcccgaTCTTCTGCTGGATTACGGCAACCGTCCTGGACGTACTGATAAGAGACAACGAAATCGGTGACGTTCCAAGAAATCAGACTCACCTGTACATACATTATCTACTCATACAGGTAGGTTTGAAGAACAGGAAGTACCAGAAAGCCATGAACGAAGATCTGCGCGAG contains:
- the LOC128625629 gene encoding NACHT, LRR and PYD domains-containing protein 12; translation: MEKPEMEEPQCSQSAENETVQTEQGKRIRHKRRSISPSQVSVKSDDSMMHPISFPSGKRVRKASPTPDHLSVKSEVSMMQPLHFSQGEQQKYTRVRKASPTPDHLSVKSEVSMMQPLHFSQGEQQKYTRVRKASPTPDHLSVKSEVSMMQPLHFSQGEQQKYTRVRKASPTPDHLSVKSEVSMMQPLHFTQGEQQKYTSELFDEVLKCSICTELLKDPVSTSCGHTYCRPCITKYQAQSEHGENACPKCGKTSGSCSVLHTNNAVAELVQKIKLAQHSSADVMETDDVELRFCQEHLKALVMFCKTDLASICSECAVKEHREHEKQYTKLSTVPNTLTTLQNILGSFTASEFREFKRNLSYEYPECFGTLQANCSTRDVAERLMRGFSEDEVLKVTLQLASIKPVSKCQEKIKEKLRRKFQHIHEGLALPRTQVVLHDIYTKLYITECGSDAVREEHEVRLIEKAGKNCSKRETPVKVTDIFKSPSDDIRTVLTKGIAGIGKTVSVQKFMLDWAEDTANQDIDLIIPLFFRDLNLEKEDCSLMALLWRFFPELKDIESVENGIKILLVLDGLDECRIRLDFQNTRTCHDIMESTSMDVLLTNLIKGNLLHRSLLWITSRPAATNQIPSQCVQRVTEVRGFNDPQKEEYFRKKCKDDHMANVMIKYVKSSRSMHIMCHIPIFCWITATVLDVLIRDNEIGDVPRNQTHLYIHYLLIQVGLKNRKYQKAMNEDLRELTQSDKRMILNLAKLAFQGMEKNTLIFYDDDLKECGIDINEASEFSSLCTQLFREEFGLYRERVFCFLHLSVQEHLAAIHVLCRFLNGGVNVLASHGSDPAAQKTTLTDVLKSAVVKALGNKRGHFDQFLRFLLGLITERSRKLIQGLLPQLRKESLRNDEIVQFIKDKIGEEDRTETQTINLFHCLNEMGHNCVVKDIQESLHSGTLHDKKLNPEQCSALAFVLLMSEDVMEVFDLRKYKTIQASSRQRLLPIIRASKQAILCDCELSDKACEIVASALRIANSNLRELDLSVNNIEDAGLVDLCKGLQSPHCQLEILRLADCNITDKSCGRLASALESAESHLQELDLSRNKLTDKGVMMLEPWFKSERCKVKRLRLQQCHLTKSYCTHLAALLSSSAKQMDLDLTGNDLQD